From a single Candidatus Saccharibacteria bacterium genomic region:
- a CDS encoding carbohydrate kinase family protein has protein sequence MSDSEKRQLDVLSVGDVVTDAFIKLIDDKAWSYKDENGMKVLAMEYGTKTPYDHAEVLEGVGNAANAAVSFSRLGLDSGLVSNVGSDSWGRDIINALQKKKVDTRFVHVNHGKKSNYHYVLWYKEERTILIKHEQY, from the coding sequence GTGAGTGATAGCGAAAAAAGACAGTTAGACGTTTTGTCGGTAGGAGACGTAGTTACTGATGCCTTTATCAAACTAATTGACGATAAGGCTTGGTCTTATAAAGACGAAAACGGAATGAAAGTGCTCGCTATGGAGTATGGCACTAAAACACCTTACGATCATGCTGAAGTTCTTGAGGGTGTCGGCAATGCCGCCAACGCCGCTGTTTCCTTTTCGCGGCTTGGGCTAGACTCAGGTTTGGTTAGTAATGTTGGTAGCGACTCTTGGGGTCGGGACATCATAAATGCGCTCCAGAAAAAGAAGGTAGACACCCGCTTTGTCCACGTCAATCACGGCAAGAAGAGTAACTATCACTATGTACTCTGGTACAAAGAAGAACGGACAATTCTGATAAAACACGAGCAATACTGA
- a CDS encoding carbohydrate kinase family protein — protein sequence MPKWVYFSSVSDNALPYHDEIAEWLEENPSVKFAFQPGTFQIKAGAERLKALYRRAEILFLNREEAVTVGGGDYDNMHDLFDKLHALGPKNVVITDGPAGSYASDGTNRFKMINYPDPAPPFERTGAGDAYASTFVAALIKGADLQGAMLWAPINSMNVVQHTGAQAGLLTTKEIDYYLRNAPANYRPEVL from the coding sequence CTGCCAAAGTGGGTTTACTTCAGCTCGGTTAGCGATAATGCGCTGCCTTATCATGACGAAATCGCTGAGTGGCTTGAGGAAAACCCTTCTGTCAAATTTGCCTTTCAGCCTGGAACTTTCCAGATAAAAGCTGGTGCAGAGCGGCTGAAGGCGCTCTATAGGCGTGCGGAGATACTGTTCCTTAACCGTGAGGAGGCAGTAACTGTCGGTGGCGGTGACTATGATAATATGCATGACTTATTCGATAAACTACATGCTCTTGGCCCAAAGAACGTTGTTATAACAGATGGGCCGGCTGGTAGTTACGCCAGTGACGGTACTAATAGGTTTAAGATGATCAACTACCCAGACCCGGCACCACCATTTGAACGTACCGGAGCTGGCGATGCCTATGCTTCGACATTTGTGGCGGCACTGATAAAAGGCGCTGACTTACAAGGTGCCATGCTCTGGGCGCCGATTAACTCTATGAACGTTGTCCAGCACACTGGCGCTCAAGCCGGGTTGCTAACGACTAAGGAGATCGACTACTACCTACGAAATGCTCCAGCCAACTATCGTCCTGAAGTACTTTAG